A genomic region of Pelodiscus sinensis isolate JC-2024 chromosome 1, ASM4963464v1, whole genome shotgun sequence contains the following coding sequences:
- the KLHL42 gene encoding kelch-like protein 42, with protein sequence MSQAEAGEAAAGAEEEEVVRIRLGDRCYPVSKRKLIEQSDYFRALFRSGMREAGQGQEEQQLRGGLSAQGLELVLDFINTSCLARLEQEEGGEQEPPLLEELVEAASYLQVTPLLRLLLSQVRLGNCLELHRLAQVYGLQDLQDACLGFMAAHYHEVLRRPEARPHLLLPSALRQQLRERRMKGTATLLAIGDFMGASSLGLAPCRHLQEETPCSMLRYDEVAQRWLPLASNMPLDLVNVRGYGSAMMDNYLFVVGGYRITSQEISAAHCYNPCINEWCQMASMNQKRSNFKLLAVNGKLYAIGGQSLSNVECYSPEHDWWNFVASMPNPLAEFSACECKGKIYVVGGYTTRDRNMNILQYCPISDSWTNFELCDIHIRKQQMLSVEETIYLVGGCIHELGPNHKSSPSEDMLTVQSYNIATREWLYLKENTSKSGLNLTCTLHNDGIYILSRDITSSTSLEHRIFLKYDIFSDRWESLRRFPAFGQNMLVCSVYLPNMTEL encoded by the exons ATGTCCCAGGCGGAGGCGGGGGAGGCAGCGGCTggcgcggaggaggaggaggtggtgaggATCCGGCTGGGGGACAGGTGCTACCCGGTGAGCAAGAGGAAGCTGATCGAGCAGAGCGACTATTTCCGCGCCCTGTTCCGCTCGGGCATgcgggaggcggggcaggggcaggaggagcagcagctgcgCGGGGGGCTCAGcgcccaggggctggagctggtgctggactTCATCAACACCTCCTGCCTGGCccggctggagcaggaggagggcggggagcaggagcccCCTCTGCTGGAAGAGCTGGTCGAGGCCGCCTCCTACCTGCAGGTCACCCCCCTGCTgcgcctgctcctctcccaggtgAGGCTGGGCAACTGCCTGGAGCTGCACCGCCTGGCCCAGGTCTATGGCCTTCAGGACCTGCAGGATGCCTGCCTGGGCTTCATGGCTGCCCATTATCATGAGGTTCTGCGGCGGCCGGAGGCCcgtccccacctcctcctgcccagtgccctcaggcagcagctgaggGAGAGGCGAATGAAGGGCACTGCCACCCTCCTGGCTATTGGAGACTTCATGGGTGCCTCCTCCCTGGGCCTGGCCCCATGCCGCCACCTGCAGGAGGAAACCCCTTGCTCCATGCTGAGGTATGATGAGGTGGCTCAGAGgtggctgcccctggccagcaACATGCCCCTGGATCTAGTGAATGTCCGAGGCTATGGGTCGGCAATGATGGACAACTACCTGTTTGTCGTCGGGGGCTACAGGATCACCAGCCAAGAGATATCGGCTGCCCACTGTTATAACCCCTGTATAAATGAATGGTGTCAGATGGCTTCAATGAACCAAAAGAG GTCCAATTTTAAGCTTTTGGCTGTAAATGGAAAGCTCTATGCCATTGGAGGTCAATCCCTTTCCAATGTGGAGTGTTATAGCCCAGAGCATGACTGGTGGAATTTTGTTGCGTCTATGCCAAACCCTCTTGCAGAATTCTCAGCTTGTGAATGCAAGGGCAAAATTTATGTTGTTGGGGGATATACGACAAGAG ACAGGAATATGAATATTTTGCAGTACTGCCCCATCTCTGACTCCTGGACCAACTTTGAACTGTGTGATATCCACATTCGCAAACAGCAGATGCTCTCTGTTGAGGAAACGATCTACCTGGTAGGAGGGTGTATTCATGAACTGGGACCTAACCACAAATCTAGCCCAAGTGAGGACATGTTGACAGTGCAGTCTTACAACATTGCAACCAGAGAATGGCTCTACCTCAAGGAGAACACATCTAAATCAGGTCTCAACTTGACTTGTACTCTCCATAATGATGGGATCTATATATTGAGCAGGGATATTACATCATCTACAAGCTTGGAACACCGGATTTTTCTTAAGTATGATATATTTTCAGACAGGTGGGAGTCACTTAGACGCTTTCCAGCCTTTGGACAAAACATGTTGGTCTGCTCTGTATATTTGCCCAATATGACAGAACTGTAA